The genomic stretch CTGTCCAAAAATGAATACACCTAGTCAAGACTTATATAACTTAGTAGATTTTGCATCATATCTCCGAAGAATTGTAGCTCTTGCTTTCACATTCATCTCTTTCTGGTGTCTACTGATAATTATGCAAAAGACACAATCCATAAAACCCAAAAGAGAGATAgcaaaaagatgaagagagaaaAGGGAGGCTAGAGTGTATTgcaaaatagagagaatgtattATAGATTACAAAACTAATAAGCCAAGCCTTTTATATAAGGCAAAAgatataaaataacaataattaagaaaagactaaaatgccctcaaaTAATAACTCTAATAGCCCCCCTCAAACTCACGATGCTACAACAATAAGCATCGAGAGTTTGCCAACTAGAAATTGAAAACGAGAaatagaatgagacttagtaaaGAAGTCAGCAATCTGTAAAGAAGAAGGAACAAAAGGCAAAGTGATAGTGCCAAGCTTCAGGTGGTGACGAGTGAAGTGACAATCAATCTCAATGTGCTTGGTGCGTTCATGAAAAACTGAGTTGTGAGCAATCTGAATGGCACTCTGATTGTCACAATACATAGGAGTGGGTTGAGAATGACATACACCCATATCTACAAGCAGCCATCTTAACCAAACAATTTCTTTGGTAGTAGATGACATAGTGCGGTACTCAGCTTCAGTGGAAGATTGGGAGACAACAGTTTGTTTCTTACTtttccaagaaataagagaatcaCCCAAAAAGATACAGAAACCAGTAACAGACTTCCGATCCGTGGGATCACGACCATGATCAGCATCAGAGTATGCACGCAGATCCAAGGAAGAAGTGGAGGGAAACAAAAGGCTTTGAAAGAAAGTACCCCGAAGATACCTCAAAATGCGAAGAACAGCTGCCCAGTGAATAGTAGTAGGAGAGGCAACAAATTGACTAACAATGTGGACAGCATATGCAATGTCGGGGCGAGTGATAGTGAGATAAACCAAACTGCCAACAATAGTGCGATACAAAGTAGGATCATGCAAGGGAGTGCCATCAGAAGGAGAATACTGAACATTGAGCTCAAAAGGAGTGGCAACTACTTTTGTATCTGTAAGACGAGCACGGTCAATAATGTCAGAAGTGTATTTTGACTGAGAAAGAAGATAGCCTTTCGGGGAGAAGGCAACTTCAATACCCAGAAAATACCGAAGAggccccaaatccttcatctcaaaCTGAGAAGCTAATTGAGACTTTAACACTGCAATTCCATCTAAATCATCACCAGTAAtgatcatatcatcaacatataaggaAAGGAGAATACGACCTGCATTGGTACACTTAACAAATAGTGCTGAGTCATGATTACTTGAGAGAAACCCAAGAGAAGTAATAACATTGGAGAACTTCTCAAACCATGCTCGAGGAGCCTGTTTGAGACCATACAGAGCTTTCTTAAGCTTACAAACTTCTCCATGATTGTGAGGGACCCCAGGAGGAGGAACCATGTAGACCTCTTCATGTAAATCGccattcaagaaagcattctTAACATCCAACTGAGATATATTCCACTGACGAGCAGATGCAACTGCTATAAGAGCACTGACAGTAGTCATTTTTGCAACAGGAGCAAAAGTTTCCTCAAAATCCATACCATACTGTTGAGAAAATCCCTTAGCTACCAATCTAGCTTTGTAGCGTTCAACAGACCCATCAGACTTGGTCTTGATTTTATAAACCCAACGAGAACCAATTGTATGTTTACCAGGAGGTAAAGATACCAAATCCCAAGTATCTGTCTTGTGCAAAGCTGAAAGTTCCTCATTCATAGCATGCTGCCAAAGAGGGTCAGAGAGACAATGAATAGACGCTAAAAACGAAGTGAAAGGGATAGAATAAGACGAATAAACAAAGTGTGGTAGTTTAGTAGACTTACGAGTGCGCTGAGGATAGCGAGGAGGATCTACAGTATCAGAAGGATCTAGAACAGCTGTAGGCAGAGGTGTTTCAGAAATGTCAGCCTGCGAAATACCAGTATCAATAGCTCGAGACCTGCGAGAGTAATGAAGTGGAAAAGGGACTATAGGAGCAGGAGAAGATTCAGACTCTACAATTTGAGGAACTTGAGGAGAAGAGGTACTTGTATGCTCACAAAAAGGATCAATATGAATAAGATCTGATTTGGTCAAGTTGTGAGTAGTGCCAGGAATAGAAAAGAAGGGTATATGCTCAAGAAAAACAACATGGCGAGATACATATAATTTTTGAGAAGTTGGATCAAAACAACGATATCCTTTTTGGCCATCACCATAACCAAGGAATACACAAAGTGCAGAGCGTGATGACAGTTTTGTACGCTCTACACTAGGACGAAGAACAAAGCAAGTAGAACCAAAGACTCTCAAAGAAGAATAATCAGGGATATgtccatatagtttttcaaaagggGACAAACCTGAAGTGATTGAAGATGGAATCTTATTTATAAGGTTGACTGCAGTGAGAACTGCTTCTCCCCAAAACTGACTAGGCACAGATGAGGACAACAAAAGAGAACGAGCAGTTTCAATAATGTGTCTATGCtttctttcagcaacaccattttgttcaggggtatCTGTACAAGAAGTTTGATACACAGTTCCATCTAAAGCAAGCAAATTACAGAATTTATTTGAAGTATATTCACCACCTTGATCACATCTAAAACATTTAATAACAGAAGCATGTTGAGTTTTTACATAAGCTCGAAAACGATCATAAATATCATAGAAATCAGAACGACATTTCATTagaaaaacccaacaaaatcgaGTGTGATCATCAACAAAAGAGACATAATATCTAGACCCTCCTTTTGTAGCAATAGGAGAGGGTCCCCACACATCAGAATGAACTAAGTCAAAAGGTGCAACAGAACATGAAGTACTTTTACTGAAAGGTAAAGCAGAAAATTTTGCAAGTTTACAACCACTACAATCAGAAATATCATGAACTTGCAAATCTCCTAAGGTTCTTGTAGAAGCTAAGAATCTTAAACGGGAAGCTGAAACATGACCAAGGCGAGAGtgccataaataaaaactagacgaTGATGGAGACAATCGAAAAGAAGACAGATCAACACTAGGAGCTGCAAATACTGGTAATCTCAGCTCATCCAAAACATATAAACCCCCCCGCCTACGGCCGGTCCCAATCAGCTTCTGAGACTGCGGATCCTGCACATGACAAGAGGTAGAAGAAAAAGACACTAAGTAACCAGAATCACACAATTGACCAACAGATACAAGGTTTAGTAAAAGCTTAGGAATATGGTAAACATTAGGAAGTGATAAATGATGACTGACAACAGAACCAACACCTGCTAATGGCATAAGAGTACCATCAGAAGTCATGACAGGCACAGATGATGCAGGACACAAGGAAACAAAAGATTTCGAATGTGGAGACATATGGTGCGAGGCTCCAGAATCTAAAATCCATGTAGAGGATGTCATACCTGAAGAGCTAGTAGGGGGCTGACCTACCGAAGAAGAGGCGGACATAGCATGTGGCTGCATGGTAAGAAACTTCTGAAACTGTTCTGAGAGGGCAGCAAGAGCAGGATTGGAAGATGAGGCCCCAAAATCTTACGAGTCAGATGGAGGTACAGTAGCAACGACATTAAATTGCGGAGGACGGTATGGTCGAGGTTGTGAGTGATTGCCAAACTGTGGTTGGCTACCATAATGAGGCGGTTGATTACCGAATTGAGGAGGTCTGAGTTGATGTCTTTGTTGCTGAGGTGCACGATTTACTAATTTAGGACACTGAGCCTTCCAGTGACCTTTTTGTTTGCAAAAGCTGCATTCATCAACTCCAACCTTTGTGTGAGGTTTATTCTCATGGTGAGTAAAGTGTCGAGGAGGAACTACCAAAACAGAGGGACTGGGTGCTGGGAGGATGCCTTTTCCTGCTTCAGACTTAAGACGAATTTCATCTGCCAATAGTTCACTAACTACTGAATCAACCGAAGGAAGTGGAGAACGATGCAAAATAGAGCCACGGAGTCCCTCAAAGTCATCACGAAGTGCCATCAAAAACTGAACCAATCGTTGTTCCTCCCTACGAGCAATATATGGTGCAAAAGCTCGTAATTCTGCAGATTCAGTAAGGGTTAATTGATCCCATAGATCTGTCATAACTGAATAGAACTCTTGAATACTCATATCTTTTTGTTCAAGAGCTCTAATAACTGATTCTAATTGATATTGCTTTGCAAAGTTAGACTGAGTATACAGCCTTGCAAGATGGTCCCAAACTTCCTTCGCTGTTTCATACTTGGCTAGTTGGGTACCTATGGAGTGTTCTACAGAGTTGTTTATCCAAgtaataatttttgaattatccacttcccAATTTTCTAGCAAAGTTGCATAATCCGCTTTGTCATTTGTTGGTTTAACCAAAGTTCCAGAAACATAACCCCACATCTTTTtccctttcaaattttttttcatcACATAGTTCCAATAAGAATAATTCTTTCCATCTAACCTCACACTAATGGATTGAAGTGAATCATCTCTATTACTTGCCATTTCAGAAACAAATTTCCAAATGCTATCTCAGACAAAAGTTCCCAAATTCTGCAATCTGACGAAACCCTAAAATTTCAGAATGAACACGAAAATCACATACCGAGTTACTGCAAAGATGCTTCGACCCAGTTTGCTGCAATACGCTTAAGAAATTCAATTCCATAAACCCTTctctgataccatgataattatGCAAAAGACACAATCCATAAAACCCAAAAGAGAGATAgcaaaaagatgaagagagaaaAGGGAGGCTAGAGTGTATTgcaaaatagagagaatgtattCTAGATTACAAAACTAATAAGCCAAGCCTTTTATATAAGGCAAAAgatataaaataacaataattaagaaaagactaaaatgccctcaaaTAATAACTCTAATATCTACATCTTGTTAAAAATGATTGCTCAAAGCTCCCTTCACTCAGCTCAATTAGGGATTATGTGTGGTTTCATTATAGCCACAACTATTTGTTTAGGTGCTGAGACCTCCAAGATTTTGTGCACAGAGAAGGAAAGACAATCTCTTCTCAAGTTTAAACAAGGCCTAGTTGATGAGTCAAAGGTTCTCTCCTCTTGGGAAAGCCAAAAAGATTGTTGTAAATGGAGGGGAATCAAATGCCACAATCAAACTGGCCGTGTGATCATGCTTGATCTCAGTCATAACATTTCTGATGTCTTCTCTGTTGAGCAACCCCTGGCAGGTGAGATCAACCCTTCAATACTTGAACTGAGAGAACTGAATTATTTGGATCTCAGTTTCAACATCTTTAATGGACTCAAAGTTCCAAGCTTTATGGGTTCTTTTCAACAATTGAAACACCTCAAACTTGCAAGTGTTGGTTTTGTTGGTCCCATTCCCCACCAGCTAGGAAATCTCACAGGTTTGCATACTCTTGACCTTTCAATGAACTACCTTCTAACAGTCAATGATCTTGATTGGTTGACTCGTCTTTCTTCTTTGAGATATCTTAATCTCTCAAGTCTAAATCTTTCTGAAATTGTCAATTGGTCACTATCTATGAGCAAGCTTCCTTCTCTTATAGAGCTTCAACTATCTTCAACTAGTCTTCCTGATCTCAATCTCAGTTCACTTCCCCTgaataatttttccaactcactCGAAATTCTCAATCTTTCTGCTAACCATCTAAGTCCTTCAATATTTTCCTGGATTTCCAATATCAGCAACAAACTTGTTCATATTGGATTAATGGCATGCCAGTTACAGGGTCCAATCCCAGATGTTTTTACAAATATGGCTTCTCTTGTATCTTTGGACCTTTCATATAATCAACTCGAAGGCGGGTTACCaaaatcttttagaaacatgtgtAGCTTGGAATCATTGATTCTTGAGTCAAACAAATTTTCTGGTAGACTTTATGATTCTATTAAAAACTTGTCATGTGCTGAAGAGACCATGAAGTACCTACACCTAAGTGGCAATCCCTTTTGGGGGCCATTTCCTGATCTCACAAAATTTTCATCTTTGATAGAACTGTTCATAGATGGTACCAATATGAGTGGCCCTCTCCCCAATAATCTTAGCCAGTTTTCCAAGCTAAATTCTTTGAGCCTAGTCCATAATCAGTTAAGTGGGTCATTACCAGATTTTACAGGACTTTCTTCTATTAGATTGCTATTTCTTGATAACAATAAGTTGAATGGATCTGTACCTGAGAGTATTGGGAAGCTTTCTAGCCTTGAAATGTTGtttctttcttcaaattcctTGAGTGGAGTCTTAACTGAAGCCCATTTCTTGAACCTCTCTCACTTGAACtctttggatatttctcataatCCTTTGTCTTTGAACCTTGGTTCAGATTGGATTCCACCTTTTCAACTTGAATCATTAAACATGGAGTCTTGCAAAGTGGGCCCTGCATTTCCAAAATGGCTTCAAACACAGAAGAAACTTCATTCACTTCATATGCCAAGTGCCAGAATTTCAGATTCAATACCTGTATGGTTTTGGAATCTTTCAACTACCTTAACTGAGTTGAACCTCTCTTACAACCAAATTCATGGGCAATTACCAAATCTATCTCCAAAGAAAAAGAACTATTTTTCATTGGATCTGAGCTATAACAATTTAAGTGGTCCATTTCCATTACTTCCTAGTGCAACTgacttgattctctccaacaacaTGTTCTCAGGACCTCTTTCCTCCTTGTGTGAAAGACCAGCTCTACAATTGTCTCGTCTCGACCTTTCGAATAACCAACTATCCGGGGAACTTCCCAGTTGTTGGATACATTATGAAACATTGCTCTTCTTGAATCTAGCAAAGAATAATTTCTCAGGAAACATACCATTATCCTTAAGTCATCTAAAATACTTGATGTTGTTACGGTTGCATGATAACAACTTATCAGGAGAAATGCCTGCTTTGGAGAACTGTAAAGAGTTGAGAGTTGTTGACCTTGGAAGGAATAAGTTAACTGGTAGAATACCAACATTACAGGGGCAAAACTTACCAAATCTACTGGTTCTAAGACTGAGACACAATGAGTTTCATGAAAGCCtgcctgtaacgacccgaattttcaagactcgataatgcggaaatataaatgttttcatttaacaaaatgtctcaaaaacccatagaaaaaaaactttttaaaaagtcatatggccatacttaacatttagttacaaacatgttttataaagattagagtgagcctagtttaggaaaattacacaacatttccaaaaataaaaaggcttcccaaaaggtcggtccacatgtacatttgcaaggaagactccagcgctcactgctctgccttgcccttgctcttacctacaacatgaaacaactaggtaagcgaaaacgcttagtaagatcaactttcaaacaagcatatagagaattagggttccggaccctacacaatcaatttcaagaacgccaaagcgtcctggcaaacttatggtcatgcctgataaccaatgataaattaattcatatctagataaaattcctgcactcagaaaatcccagaacaagcagatatattatatcacaactatatcttatcaacaaatatatccctgcactcagaaaatcccagagcaagcagatatattatatcacaactatatcttatcaacaaatatatccctgcactcagaaaatcccagagcaagcagatatattatatcacaactatatcttatcaacaattatatccctgcactcagaaaatcccagagcaagcagatatattatatcaccatataattcgagaccaacgctcgacaatttccaacaattcagacgtaacgcgccctccaacataattgctaatctataaaagagaaccgagtctccacactaagatctagccaataaatattctcatcaagggtaactatcgtgttacctagggcatcgctacttatccaagagcgtaatccaatttacacggttttacggagacttctatgttaatcagtggtgctggtgagcagctgcccctagggtgttcaacctcactctatcttggcaacccctagtatctctaggcactctcacggaatggccaatattcatggctgctatccgggaataacttatcagagcacttgctcggattctaaccgtccaatgattaagtaagcatgagggcccctaggtcccatttatcttggcgcccctaggtttaaccagcttatcctcatctcatggccactcgtcgcggtaatgaaccggacataaataaaatcaagcagtgtgacggggatcaaccgtctaggatatggcggacttctaccgttcatattttctaaatcagcactcactagactaacgtctctaagcaactttctatgacagcctatatatgtgcatgtatccctatactaacatacaagacaataatcatttcatgttgcagccatacaatataagttgacttacttggagtccttagcgctcagcaagttttcaccctccaacgttcagtccagttacgcttagccaatactgtagttatccatacagtatactcggattaattatggcactcataattcattattattattttgggcagtttggtcattttaataaaagtcatttgtaaggatttacaatccttatttggttttaaacctattaaggaaagtcatacaaaatattcgagactaaaccctaagtctcggggagacctatcctaaggtctcgatacctaggctcgggtatcacaatggtatttcccacaatctgctaaaaatcttattctttcaaggtatcgccattaacccgcactttcgactagtcggttaaaatatgtaagattttagccggtattacatccagaaaatacaaataaattccttaattatttttaaagaaaataaactctttaaattttccttttagttttcttaaggttttaatatctaaaaaccgatttaagaaaattgcctaatttgtcttaattaggaaaaccgttataaatttatcatcttgactaattaattttccaaaagcaattaatcaattttacttactaggaaaataatttatttaattattttctcaacatatagggttttaaaccctcttttaatttattaactattaataaattaaatctcttatttttagaaagaataaaaaatctttaataaaaataattcatttaaactcaaagggataattttagtgaaaatatgatttcaagacttaccaattttatatcttgaaataagcaaaattttactttttaccttatgttccaaaatctcatttttacactaagtgtgaaaaacctatttttcacatttttaactacatacttcgttagttcataacttgaaatttacttacccaattgttaccaaaatttcccaattctattttttttatgccatttaggtctttgtaaaatcttaggtcaaaatgagcatttttgattggtgaaatcattttccaataatgaggtaaaaatgaccttattttcaagtccttatttttttccaaactttgacagttaataactttcaaaccgtttaatctttttttaccaaattttacagtggactaataggttatgccagcaatatgtccacaaaattttagaaaaaactgggttcatttgccctatacagtggctgtccaaatttggttccgaaaataagaatacgaaaaaacagttttttacctaaactttgaaatatcataacttactcatttctaaatattttttagtgtttcaaaagctcaattttatatactcaatctcaaaaacatcacagtacaacttaattttacaaaaacaatatacagtggctgcttgaccccttggaagtcacagcttaaaacatgttttgttttagggtatcctacaaaacccttgggggttttggttcccattttcaaaaattaatacacatgcatcataaaaattattaaacaactaccataaccttattacatcatcaacaagaaactctaagcattagatatacaaaataatgcttaaaactaaaaaccctacaacaaactcatcaaaagtaaactttttacctctttggtgttcttgcttaaggtttggaccttcctattagctttggctcctccaaaacctttcaaaaaccctaaccaacttcccccaacaacatagttaattagctatttgaaactctaagcttaaaactttacaaaagcctagattagtgaaggtttaccttagggaaaatacttcctagaccaagacttagcctccaagttttccttggtgttcttgaggttgaatattgagagaacactttgaatggtctccaaaaatcagatgagtgaatgagagagggagagtgatcggttcttagtgtgggaattgctcacaaaactcatcaaaatatcacaaagcacttaagtgcttttctacccacttgcccacttgacttcttcattaaatgggagttaaactttataaaaatttgggttcacaccactctaaaacaccacatggccggccactctTTGctacatatatgatcatttcattttttatttttatttttttaataaaggttaaaaaggtttcataagaagaaaagtccaaattggcttttgacacctttttcactcttattaagttttaatcaccaaacttaacattaattaattaaattaaatgtctctcacatttaatttaattaatcacataataaaatttaacctaaggtcaattcatggaataaaattccccatttcggtagaattaggcatttaacacaaaatgccataaaatttccattttcttttaggtttattatttttgaccaaactttaacttttatgaatgtattttatgcccaaaatataattgccatgatttttcattttattttccgagatttttacccgatcagggtttctgtgtcggtccaggaccgaaattcttatcttgacttttaaaatcacaaaattcatattttggctagcaataactcatggaatacttacaaacaaaatataatattatttaaaataatattcttaacccgggggaaaaatcccgacccgagtcgtttaaaggtacccaaaaacgtaggacgttacactgCCGTTGAGTCTATGTAGTCTACCAGCTCTTCATGTTTTAGACCTCTCTGATAACAAGATATCTGGGTTCTTGCCAGAATGCCTTAACAATATAACAGCCATGTCTTATGATGTGACTGATAATACCATCCTTGGCCTTGTCCAAGTGGTCTGGAAAGGCATAGAGATTGAGTTTGGACAAAATCTCAAACATCTTAGAAGCATTGATATCTCAAGCAACAACTTGGGTGGTAAGATTCCTGAAACGTTCACTAGTCTCTTGAAAATGGTTTCTTTGAACCTGTCAAGGAATCACTTGACAGGAATCATTCCTGGAAACTTTGACAAGTTGAGCTCTAATTTAGAGTCTCTAGACTTGTCAAGAAACTGGCTAACTGGTACTATTCCAGCAAGCTTTTCAAGT from Humulus lupulus chromosome 5, drHumLupu1.1, whole genome shotgun sequence encodes the following:
- the LOC133778961 gene encoding receptor-like protein EIX2; amino-acid sequence: MIAQSSLHSAQLGIMCGFIIATTICLGAETSKILCTEKERQSLLKFKQGLVDESKVLSSWESQKDCCKWRGIKCHNQTGRVIMLDLSHNISDVFSVEQPLAGEINPSILELRELNYLDLSFNIFNGLKVPSFMGSFQQLKHLKLASVGFVGPIPHQLGNLTGLHTLDLSMNYLLTVNDLDWLTRLSSLRYLNLSSLNLSEIVNWSLSMSKLPSLIELQLSSTSLPDLNLSSLPLNNFSNSLEILNLSANHLSPSIFSWISNISNKLVHIGLMACQLQGPIPDVFTNMASLVSLDLSYNQLEGGLPKSFRNMCSLESLILESNKFSGRLYDSIKNLSCAEETMKYLHLSGNPFWGPFPDLTKFSSLIELFIDGTNMSGPLPNNLSQFSKLNSLSLVHNQLSGSLPDFTGLSSIRLLFLDNNKLNGSVPESIGKLSSLEMLFLSSNSLSGVLTEAHFLNLSHLNSLDISHNPLSLNLGSDWIPPFQLESLNMESCKVGPAFPKWLQTQKKLHSLHMPSARISDSIPVWFWNLSTTLTELNLSYNQIHGQLPNLSPKKKNYFSLDLSYNNLSGPFPLLPSATDLILSNNMFSGPLSSLCERPALQLSRLDLSNNQLSGELPSCWIHYETLLFLNLAKNNFSGNIPLSLSHLKYLMLLRLHDNNLSGEMPALENCKELRVVDLGRNKLTDLSDNKISGFLPECLNNITAMSYDVTDNTILGLVQVVWKGIEIEFGQNLKHLRSIDISSNNLGGKIPETFTSLLKMVSLNLSRNHLTGIIPGNFDKLSSNLESLDLSRNWLTGTIPASFSSLNFLSYLDLSYNNLSGRIPKSTQLQSFDASSYVGNLQLCGQPLTEDCPGDEIDQDPGAHNGSEDDKDEGEGKGILSFGFFVSIGTGYFMGFWGVCGTFLLKSSWRYAYFRFLDDTRDWVYKRIRTVQAKITELRR
- the LOC133778960 gene encoding uncharacterized protein LOC133778960, with protein sequence MASNRDDSLQSISVRLDGKNYSYWNYVMKKNLKGKKMWGYVSGTLVKPTNDKADYATLLENWEVDNSKIITWINNSVEHSIGTQLAKYETAKEVWDHLARLYTQSNFAKQYQLESVIRALEQKDMSIQEFYSVMTDLWDQLTLTESAELRAFAPYIARREEQRLVQFLMALRDDFEGLRGSILHRSPLPSVDSVVSELLADEIRLKSEAGKGILPAPSPSVLVVPPRHFTHHENKPHTKVGVDECSFCKQKGHWKAQCPKLVNRAPQQQRHQLRPPQFGNQPPHYGSQPQFGNHSQPRPYRPPQFNVVATVPPSDS